The following proteins come from a genomic window of Hymenobacter canadensis:
- a CDS encoding putative sulfate/molybdate transporter, giving the protein MPLTAPAAARPRLRFDRNELAGALAGLGTDLPLLIGVIAASGIDSAGVLVMFGVMQIFSGVWYGMPMPVQPLKAFAALVIAQKIPGRVISGGGLAIGVSMLVLSVSGLIDAVARLVPKPVIRGIQFGLALQLATLALKEYVPAAGLPGYALATAAFVVTVVLLGNRRWPAALVVLALGVAYGLLFQLDYATATRAIGLHLPTWHVPQAADVLTGAVLLALPQIPLSLGNSVLATRQVVEDYFPERRLTVRQISFTYGLMNLVNPFLGGFPVCHGSGGMVGHYTFGGRTGGSVVLYGTLFVVLGLFFSQGFQQLVQIFPLPILGVLLLFEALTLATLLRDISDSRAGLLLALLVGLLCSGLPYGYLVGLVVGTALHYAMQRGWVGLGK; this is encoded by the coding sequence ATGCCGCTTACCGCTCCCGCCGCTGCCCGTCCGCGCCTTCGTTTCGACCGTAACGAACTGGCGGGGGCGTTGGCGGGGCTGGGCACTGATCTGCCGCTGCTCATCGGCGTCATTGCCGCCTCGGGCATTGACAGTGCGGGTGTGTTGGTCATGTTCGGGGTGATGCAGATTTTTTCGGGCGTGTGGTACGGCATGCCGATGCCGGTGCAGCCGCTTAAGGCCTTCGCCGCGTTGGTCATTGCCCAGAAAATACCGGGCCGCGTAATCTCCGGGGGCGGGCTGGCCATTGGGGTGAGCATGCTGGTGCTGTCGGTTTCGGGGCTGATTGACGCGGTGGCGCGGCTGGTGCCCAAGCCCGTTATCCGGGGCATTCAGTTCGGGCTGGCGCTGCAGCTGGCCACGCTGGCGCTCAAAGAATACGTGCCCGCCGCCGGCCTGCCGGGCTACGCGCTGGCCACGGCCGCGTTTGTGGTGACGGTGGTCTTGCTGGGCAACCGGCGCTGGCCGGCCGCGCTGGTGGTGCTGGCACTGGGCGTGGCTTACGGGCTGCTGTTTCAGCTGGATTATGCCACCGCTACCCGCGCCATCGGGCTACACCTACCCACATGGCACGTGCCGCAGGCAGCCGATGTACTGACGGGCGCGGTGCTGCTGGCCCTGCCCCAGATTCCGCTGTCGTTGGGCAACTCGGTGCTGGCGACCCGGCAGGTGGTAGAGGATTACTTCCCGGAGCGCCGCCTCACGGTACGGCAAATCAGCTTCACTTATGGCCTCATGAACCTGGTAAACCCGTTTCTGGGCGGCTTTCCGGTGTGCCACGGCTCGGGCGGCATGGTGGGCCACTACACTTTCGGGGGGCGCACGGGCGGCTCGGTGGTTCTCTATGGCACGCTGTTCGTGGTGCTGGGTTTGTTCTTCAGCCAGGGCTTTCAGCAGCTGGTGCAGATTTTCCCGCTGCCAATTCTGGGGGTGCTACTGCTGTTCGAGGCCCTCACCCTGGCTACCCTGCTACGCGACATCAGCGACTCGCGGGCCGGGTTATTGCTGGCGTTGCTGGTGGGATTGCTGTGCAGTGGGCTGCCGTATGGCTATCTGGTGGGGCTGGTAGTGGGCACGGCGCTGCACTACGCCATGCAGCGCGGCTGGGTGGGACTGGGCAAGTAG
- a CDS encoding DUF1294 domain-containing protein — MTVLLSCLLFFNLLCFLLFALDKRKAQRGQRRIPEKTLHFATLPAAAPGAWAAILLLHHKNRKASFWGVTLAMTLLQGAALYFAWPYLQELV; from the coding sequence ATGACCGTACTTCTGAGCTGCCTGCTGTTCTTCAATCTGCTGTGTTTTCTGCTTTTCGCCCTCGACAAACGAAAAGCCCAGCGCGGCCAACGGCGCATCCCGGAAAAAACGCTGCACTTCGCCACGCTGCCGGCCGCGGCCCCCGGCGCGTGGGCGGCCATCCTGCTGCTGCACCATAAAAACCGCAAAGCCTCTTTCTGGGGCGTTACCTTGGCAATGACGCTGCTGCAAGGTGCGGCGCTCTATTTCGCGTGGCCCTATTTGCAGGAGTTGGTTTAA
- the moaA gene encoding GTP 3',8-cyclase MoaA yields the protein MPTAVPSVLFDNHGRPLEYLRLAVTDRCNLRCFYCMPEEGIKYLPKQELLTYEEMERLVAIMAGLGVRKVRLTGGEPFVRRDLVPFMDRLSQIPGIEELTMTTNGVLTAPHVPELARMGLKAVNLSLDTLDRARFASITRRDELPRVLDTLYALLAAGIRVKINAVVMDGQNTQDLLPLAELTRDLPVDVRFIEEMPFNGHSHEATPATLPWNHNRIREHLALNLGELTPVPTRPGDTASHYTVAGHQGRLGIIAAYSRTFCGTCNRIRLTAEGGLKTCLYDQGVLDIRALLRGGSSDEQIAEALKSAFRNRAANGFEAESQRPLHQLSFESMSTIGG from the coding sequence ATGCCCACTGCCGTACCCTCCGTTCTGTTTGATAATCATGGTCGCCCGCTGGAATACCTGCGGCTGGCCGTCACGGACCGGTGCAACCTGCGCTGCTTCTACTGCATGCCCGAGGAGGGCATCAAGTACCTGCCCAAGCAGGAGCTGCTGACCTATGAGGAAATGGAGCGGCTGGTAGCCATCATGGCCGGCCTGGGCGTGCGCAAAGTGCGCCTCACAGGCGGGGAGCCCTTCGTGCGCCGCGACCTAGTGCCGTTCATGGACCGCCTCAGCCAGATTCCGGGCATCGAAGAGTTGACCATGACGACCAACGGTGTGCTCACCGCCCCCCACGTGCCCGAGCTGGCTCGCATGGGCCTGAAAGCCGTGAACCTGAGCCTCGATACCCTAGACCGCGCCCGCTTCGCCAGCATCACCCGCCGCGACGAGCTGCCCCGCGTGCTTGACACGCTGTACGCGCTGCTGGCGGCCGGCATCCGGGTGAAAATCAACGCCGTGGTGATGGACGGGCAGAACACCCAGGACCTGCTGCCGTTGGCCGAACTGACCCGCGACCTGCCCGTAGACGTGCGCTTCATCGAGGAAATGCCCTTCAACGGCCACAGCCACGAGGCCACGCCCGCCACCCTGCCCTGGAATCACAACCGCATCCGGGAGCACCTGGCCCTGAACCTGGGCGAGCTGACGCCCGTGCCCACCCGTCCCGGCGACACGGCCTCGCACTACACCGTGGCCGGCCACCAGGGCCGACTGGGCATTATTGCGGCTTACTCACGCACCTTCTGCGGCACCTGCAACCGCATCCGCCTCACGGCCGAGGGCGGCCTCAAAACCTGCCTCTACGACCAGGGCGTGCTCGATATCCGGGCCCTGCTGCGCGGCGGCTCCTCCGATGAGCAGATTGCCGAGGCTCTGAAATCGGCGTTCCGCAACCGCGCCGCCAACGGCTTTGAGGCCGAGAGCCAGCGCCCCCTGCACCAGCTCAGCTTCGAGTCGATGAGCACGATTGGGGGGTAA
- the moaD gene encoding molybdopterin converting factor subunit 1, whose translation MNLKIALFGIAREIVGQPVLEVSAPEGQSAQGLLHDLHARYPELARLTSLAVAVNNEYAADDTLLQERDEIALIPPVSGG comes from the coding sequence ATGAATCTGAAAATTGCTTTGTTCGGCATTGCCCGCGAAATAGTGGGGCAGCCGGTACTGGAAGTTTCCGCACCCGAAGGCCAGTCGGCCCAGGGCCTGCTCCACGACCTGCACGCCCGCTACCCCGAGCTGGCCCGCCTCACCAGCCTCGCCGTAGCCGTCAACAACGAGTACGCCGCCGACGATACGCTGCTGCAGGAGCGCGACGAAATAGCCCTTATTCCGCCAGTAAGCGGCGGGTAA
- a CDS encoding molybdenum cofactor biosynthesis protein MoaE: MIHIDLTDQPIDVPAALRSVEADGAGAINTFIGTVRNKSTGRPVVRLEYEAYDSMALHQLRKVAEQAAEQWPMVEKITVIHRKGILYIGDVAVVVAVSTPHRAESFAACQYIIDTLKQVVTIWKKEFYEDGDVWVAAHP; encoded by the coding sequence TTGATTCACATCGACCTCACCGACCAGCCCATTGACGTACCGGCCGCCCTGCGCAGCGTGGAAGCCGATGGGGCGGGCGCTATCAATACGTTTATCGGCACGGTGCGCAACAAGAGCACCGGTCGCCCCGTGGTGCGCCTCGAGTACGAAGCCTACGACAGCATGGCCCTGCACCAACTCCGCAAAGTAGCCGAGCAGGCCGCCGAGCAGTGGCCGATGGTGGAGAAAATAACCGTCATCCACCGCAAAGGTATCCTCTACATAGGCGACGTGGCCGTGGTAGTGGCCGTGTCCACGCCGCACCGCGCCGAGAGCTTCGCCGCCTGCCAGTACATTATCGACACCCTGAAACAGGTGGTGACTATCTGGAAAAAGGAGTTCTATGAGGATGGCGACGTGTGGGTAGCGGCGCACCCGTAG
- a CDS encoding NTP transferase domain-containing protein, protein MPDNAPSEKPRTKHAHLTRPALGEFGRHELAILGAPCGRIKELVTRLLPLLTDTLRVAYVDADHAAADAVRNGTAPETGMLAAGASAELTDNISFARLDVKRPLDRFSQPELVQHQNLVLVNGNHFRAARQLVILDPAKPVEKKLDRLTNVRALLLPEGVTEVPAYLQAHLAEANVPVLPLHDTAAIAQLIQEEWQAAAPPLRGLVLAGGRSQRMGQDKGKLAYHGQEQRAYAAELLAPFCQDVHVSCRPDQIVELEYAGLRPLPDAFADLGPLSGILSALRLDPNAAWLVVACDLPFLSKTTLAHLVQHRQPARMATAFQSPENEWPEPLITIWEPASYPQLLRFLSLGYSCPRKTLINSDVAVLPAPAPQELRNVNTPEEAANYGLTPRPPLL, encoded by the coding sequence ATGCCGGATAACGCCCCCTCCGAGAAACCCCGCACCAAGCATGCTCACCTAACCCGACCCGCGCTAGGCGAGTTCGGCCGGCACGAGCTGGCCATCCTGGGGGCTCCCTGCGGCCGCATCAAGGAACTGGTGACCCGGCTGCTGCCGCTGCTCACCGATACCTTGCGCGTGGCCTACGTGGACGCCGACCACGCCGCCGCTGATGCCGTACGCAACGGCACCGCCCCCGAAACCGGCATGCTGGCGGCCGGGGCCAGCGCTGAGCTGACCGACAATATCAGCTTCGCCCGCCTCGACGTGAAGCGGCCCCTGGACCGGTTCAGTCAGCCCGAATTGGTGCAGCACCAGAACCTGGTGCTGGTGAACGGCAACCACTTCCGCGCCGCCCGGCAGCTGGTGATTCTGGACCCCGCCAAGCCCGTGGAGAAGAAGCTCGACCGCCTCACCAACGTGCGCGCCCTGCTGCTGCCCGAAGGCGTAACGGAAGTGCCCGCCTACCTGCAAGCCCATTTGGCCGAAGCCAACGTGCCTGTGCTGCCCCTGCACGACACCGCCGCCATTGCCCAGCTGATTCAGGAAGAGTGGCAGGCCGCCGCGCCGCCGCTGCGCGGGCTAGTGCTGGCCGGGGGGCGCAGCCAGCGCATGGGCCAGGATAAGGGCAAGCTGGCCTACCACGGCCAGGAGCAGCGCGCCTATGCCGCCGAGCTGCTGGCCCCCTTCTGCCAGGACGTGCACGTATCCTGCCGCCCCGACCAGATAGTGGAGCTTGAATACGCCGGCCTGCGCCCCCTGCCCGATGCCTTCGCCGACCTGGGTCCGCTCAGCGGCATCCTCTCCGCTCTGCGCCTCGACCCCAACGCCGCCTGGCTGGTGGTGGCCTGCGACCTGCCGTTTCTGTCCAAAACCACCTTGGCCCACTTGGTGCAGCACCGCCAGCCGGCCCGCATGGCCACGGCCTTCCAGAGCCCCGAGAACGAGTGGCCGGAGCCACTCATTACCATCTGGGAGCCGGCCAGCTACCCGCAGCTGCTACGCTTCCTGAGCCTGGGCTACAGCTGCCCCCGCAAAACCCTAATCAACTCCGACGTGGCCGTACTGCCCGCCCCCGCCCCCCAGGAGCTGCGCAACGTGAACACGCCCGAGGAAGCCGCAAACTATGGCCTCACCCCCCGGCCCCCTCTCCTTTAG
- the moaC gene encoding cyclic pyranopterin monophosphate synthase MoaC → MSDSAKLTHLNDAGQPAMVDVGAKQPTRRVARARSRVVLGPEIMALVKEGDLPTRKGPVFQTAILAGIMGAKRTSELIPLCHPLGLDNCQVTIEVDGPDAVLIECTATVTGKTGVEMEALTGASVAALTIYDMCKALSHDILIQETRLVSKTGGKQDFHHAG, encoded by the coding sequence ATGTCCGACTCCGCTAAACTCACCCACCTCAACGACGCTGGCCAGCCCGCCATGGTCGATGTAGGCGCCAAACAACCCACCCGCCGCGTGGCGCGGGCCCGCAGCCGCGTGGTGCTCGGCCCAGAAATTATGGCCCTCGTGAAGGAAGGCGACCTGCCGACCCGCAAAGGCCCCGTGTTCCAGACGGCTATTCTGGCCGGCATCATGGGCGCCAAGCGCACCTCCGAGCTGATTCCGCTGTGCCACCCGCTGGGCCTCGATAACTGCCAGGTAACCATTGAGGTGGATGGCCCCGATGCCGTGCTGATTGAGTGCACGGCCACCGTGACGGGCAAAACCGGCGTCGAAATGGAGGCCCTGACCGGGGCCTCGGTGGCGGCCCTCACCATCTATGATATGTGCAAGGCCCTCTCGCACGACATTCTCATTCAGGAAACCCGCCTCGTCAGCAAAACCGGCGGCAAACAGGACTTCCACCATGCCGGATAA
- a CDS encoding molybdopterin molybdotransferase MoeA, whose translation MISVAEATRLVAATIRPLGVEHLSLGLATGRVLREDLRADRDFPPFNRVAMDGMAVQFAASAAGQTEFRIHHTQFAGQPPQPLPDATAAVEIMTGAMLPPGVDTVIRYEDLTFRTAADGQRWATVQTLPPRAGHNVHPQAADRHQGDLLVPAGTRLEPAEVAVAATVGAATVAVSRRPRVAVVSTGDELVPITEQPQAHQIRRSNAVMLQAAAEAAGARTEIFHFDDDPAALRQGLPALLAGFDAVVLSGGVSMGKADFLPSVLRELGVEQLFHEVKQRPGKPFWFGQQPGGAVVFALPGNPVSTFVNFYRYARPWLLAVQQPAGTSAAGAAPVPAVLTQPIDFKPPMTHFLLVSMEPGPDGRLLATPKRAGGSGDMASLLTSSGFLELPPEQEHFPAGTVLPVWQFR comes from the coding sequence ATGATTTCTGTTGCTGAAGCCACCCGCCTTGTTGCCGCCACCATCCGCCCGCTGGGCGTGGAGCATCTTTCCCTAGGCCTCGCCACCGGCCGCGTGCTGCGCGAGGACCTGCGCGCCGACCGGGACTTTCCGCCTTTCAACCGGGTGGCCATGGACGGTATGGCCGTGCAGTTTGCGGCTTCGGCGGCGGGCCAGACGGAATTCCGCATCCACCACACTCAGTTTGCTGGCCAGCCGCCGCAGCCGCTGCCCGATGCCACGGCGGCCGTGGAAATCATGACCGGGGCCATGCTGCCGCCCGGCGTCGATACCGTGATTCGCTACGAGGACCTCACGTTTCGCACCGCCGCCGACGGCCAGCGCTGGGCCACCGTGCAAACGCTGCCGCCCCGGGCCGGCCACAACGTGCACCCCCAGGCCGCCGACCGCCACCAGGGCGACCTGCTGGTGCCCGCCGGCACGCGCTTGGAGCCGGCCGAAGTAGCAGTGGCCGCCACCGTGGGCGCCGCCACCGTGGCTGTGTCGCGGCGGCCGCGAGTGGCCGTGGTGAGCACCGGCGACGAGCTGGTGCCCATCACCGAGCAGCCCCAAGCCCACCAGATCCGCCGCTCCAATGCCGTCATGCTGCAGGCCGCCGCCGAAGCCGCCGGGGCCCGCACCGAAATCTTCCACTTCGACGACGACCCCGCTGCCCTGCGCCAGGGCCTGCCCGCCCTGCTGGCCGGCTTCGATGCGGTGGTGCTCAGCGGGGGGGTGTCGATGGGCAAGGCCGATTTTCTGCCAAGTGTACTGCGGGAGCTGGGCGTGGAGCAGCTGTTCCATGAGGTGAAGCAGCGACCGGGCAAGCCGTTCTGGTTCGGGCAGCAGCCCGGCGGGGCAGTGGTGTTTGCGCTGCCCGGCAACCCGGTGTCCACGTTCGTGAACTTCTACCGCTACGCCCGGCCCTGGCTGCTGGCCGTGCAGCAACCCGCCGGCACCTCGGCCGCCGGTGCCGCGCCCGTGCCTGCCGTGCTCACCCAGCCCATCGACTTCAAACCGCCCATGACGCACTTCCTGCTGGTGAGCATGGAGCCCGGCCCCGACGGCCGTCTGCTTGCCACCCCCAAGCGGGCCGGCGGCTCCGGCGACATGGCCAGCCTGCTCACCTCCAGCGGCTTCCTGGAGCTGCCGCCGGAACAGGAGCACTTCCCCGCGGGCACGGTGCTGCCGGTGTGGCAGTTTCGGTAG
- a CDS encoding helix-turn-helix transcriptional regulator, translating into MRNKLKVARAQRAITQADLAAALAISRQTVISIEQGRYVPSTVLALKLARYFGQSVEELFELEEHD; encoded by the coding sequence GTGCGGAATAAGCTGAAGGTGGCCCGAGCGCAACGCGCCATCACGCAGGCCGACTTGGCGGCGGCTTTAGCTATTTCCCGGCAAACGGTCATTTCCATCGAACAAGGCCGCTATGTGCCTTCCACAGTGTTGGCACTAAAACTGGCGCGGTACTTTGGGCAATCTGTGGAGGAACTGTTCGAGCTGGAGGAACACGACTGA
- a CDS encoding DUF2007 domain-containing protein, translated as MFDEPTDQPIVLLASFANNISAHLAKNQLDAAGIPSFLSNENRPYGPISGGVRLHVRQPDLAAAQELLEASRPTMHALASSDDDEAPATLRCPRCHHPDVVCRHQPQPQDNLFVKLRLWLLAPEKPQCHCFQCGLDFEG; from the coding sequence ATGTTCGACGAGCCCACTGACCAGCCCATTGTGCTGCTGGCCTCTTTCGCCAACAATATCTCGGCGCATCTGGCCAAAAACCAGCTGGATGCCGCCGGCATCCCGAGCTTCCTGAGCAACGAAAACCGGCCCTATGGCCCCATCTCCGGTGGGGTACGCCTGCACGTGCGCCAGCCCGACCTGGCCGCCGCCCAGGAGTTGCTGGAAGCCAGCCGCCCCACTATGCACGCCCTGGCCTCTTCCGACGACGATGAAGCTCCCGCCACGCTCCGCTGCCCCCGCTGCCACCACCCCGACGTGGTGTGCCGCCACCAGCCCCAGCCCCAAGACAACCTGTTCGTGAAGCTGCGCCTGTGGCTGCTGGCCCCCGAGAAGCCCCAGTGCCACTGCTTCCAGTGCGGGCTGGATTTTGAGGGGTGA
- a CDS encoding MFS transporter small subunit encodes MEPRTPNSNADATPSSTGAVVIAWLFVGVPLAWGVSQTFIKALALFK; translated from the coding sequence ATGGAACCAAGAACACCGAATTCCAACGCCGACGCCACGCCCAGCTCTACTGGCGCGGTGGTTATTGCCTGGCTGTTTGTAGGCGTGCCGCTGGCCTGGGGCGTTTCCCAGACCTTCATCAAGGCGCTGGCCCTATTCAAGTAG
- a CDS encoding OFA family MFS transporter: protein MAEDSLLDRSRTIAGPGYNRWLVPPAALAVHLAIGQAYAFSVFKKPLGALISGNPDAPGPADWTPGQLGVIFSIAIVLLGLSAAIFGKWLERVGPRKAMMASALCFGGGFFIAALGVHLHSIWLVYFGYGFVGGIGLGIGYISPVSTLIKWFPDRKGVATGMAIMGFGGGAMIGSPLAVTLMDHFKAAGTGSLGVAATFLAMGLIYLLFMQFGVWTIRVPADDWKPEGYTVPTDHNALITTGNVTADNAIKTPQFWLLWVVLCMNVTAGIGVLETASPLIQESFSDAAMGAGRGVTAAAAAGFVGLLSLFNLLGRFFWSSASDKLGRKTTYAIYFGLGILLYALIPTLGAGAQLTLFVVISCVILTMYGGGFATIPAYLSDLFGKLQVGAIHGRLLTAWSTAGVLGPVIVNYLHSNAKDNGLVGAAAYQSVFYTMAVLLVVGLIANFLVKPVAERYFEKETAKKVAA, encoded by the coding sequence ATGGCAGAAGATTCTTTACTGGACCGTAGCCGCACCATAGCCGGTCCCGGCTACAACCGCTGGCTGGTACCGCCCGCCGCGCTGGCGGTTCACTTGGCCATTGGGCAGGCGTATGCCTTCAGCGTGTTCAAGAAGCCCCTGGGAGCCCTCATCAGCGGCAACCCCGACGCGCCGGGTCCAGCCGACTGGACGCCCGGGCAGCTGGGCGTAATCTTCTCCATTGCCATTGTGCTGTTGGGTTTGTCGGCCGCCATTTTTGGTAAGTGGCTGGAGCGCGTCGGGCCGCGCAAGGCCATGATGGCTTCGGCGCTGTGCTTCGGCGGCGGCTTTTTCATTGCCGCGCTGGGCGTGCATCTGCACAGCATCTGGCTGGTGTACTTCGGCTACGGCTTCGTGGGCGGCATCGGGCTGGGTATCGGCTACATTTCGCCGGTGAGCACGCTCATCAAGTGGTTTCCGGACCGCAAAGGCGTTGCCACGGGTATGGCCATCATGGGCTTTGGCGGTGGCGCCATGATTGGCTCGCCACTGGCCGTCACGCTCATGGACCACTTCAAGGCGGCCGGTACCGGCTCGCTGGGCGTGGCCGCCACGTTCCTGGCCATGGGCCTGATCTACCTGCTGTTCATGCAGTTCGGCGTCTGGACCATCCGGGTGCCCGCCGACGACTGGAAGCCCGAGGGCTATACTGTTCCTACGGACCACAATGCTCTCATTACCACTGGCAACGTGACGGCCGACAACGCCATCAAGACGCCGCAGTTCTGGCTGCTGTGGGTGGTGCTGTGCATGAACGTGACGGCCGGTATCGGCGTGCTCGAAACGGCTTCGCCACTTATTCAGGAGTCGTTTTCGGATGCTGCTATGGGCGCCGGACGCGGCGTAACGGCGGCTGCCGCTGCCGGCTTTGTGGGGCTGCTGAGCTTGTTCAATCTGCTGGGCCGCTTCTTCTGGTCGTCTGCTTCGGATAAGCTGGGCCGTAAAACCACCTACGCCATCTACTTCGGCCTGGGTATTCTGCTCTACGCCCTGATTCCGACGCTGGGTGCCGGCGCCCAACTGACGCTGTTTGTGGTGATATCCTGCGTGATTCTGACCATGTACGGCGGTGGTTTCGCCACCATTCCGGCCTACCTCTCTGACTTGTTCGGCAAGCTGCAGGTGGGCGCCATCCACGGGCGGCTGCTCACGGCTTGGAGCACAGCCGGTGTACTGGGCCCCGTGATTGTAAACTACCTGCACAGCAATGCCAAGGACAATGGCCTGGTAGGGGCGGCGGCTTATCAGTCGGTATTCTACACCATGGCCGTGCTGCTGGTAGTGGGCCTGATTGCCAACTTCCTAGTGAAGCCCGTTGCTGAGCGGTATTTCGAAAAGGAAACTGCCAAAAAAGTAGCGGCCTAA
- a CDS encoding N-acetylmuramoyl-L-alanine amidase — MRRAVEKIAAGWWLALLLLGVAPAAAQRPIKSVETVPGGELWLSPGDQLQVRLTGEPGGQATFLNGRPLTELPAAQAGGQRGIYQGSYTITAADTLGGAAGRPLWLHLRLPDGRHDSLATAAPVRVLSPDQPQLALTQGGLAYLNYGLGEDRLGGAKFGYLDSLVVLHVVGRAAGQYRVRLAAGQQAWVPAEVVRLLPPGGFVPASLTGSWSVQGDSLYDYVRLPLSQRLPYRTQLLQNPARLVVDVFGATSNTNWITQRAGLQELGAVYYEQPQPDVFRLVLPLRHRQSWGYHVSYVRNTLVVQVARPPAKLRLKGLLVAIDAGHGGTNTGAATPAGIREKDLTLAIAQQLRQELERRGARVLMTRSDDRTVDNGDRVLLLRQRRPALLVSIHVNSAGSAAARGTAAFYRYVAFRPLAAALYQRMQEQTGLPGWGLVGNFNFGLNGPTEYPNALVETAFLSNPEDEKVLTDPAAQRRMAQAMAAGLQDFLKASRAKGPRGWLLRQPARE, encoded by the coding sequence ATGCGAAGAGCTGTTGAGAAGATTGCTGCCGGCTGGTGGCTGGCCCTGCTGCTGCTTGGGGTGGCCCCGGCTGCGGCCCAGCGCCCAATAAAATCGGTGGAAACCGTGCCCGGCGGCGAGCTGTGGCTAAGCCCCGGCGACCAGCTGCAGGTGCGCCTGACCGGCGAGCCGGGCGGTCAGGCCACGTTCCTGAACGGCCGGCCCCTGACGGAACTGCCCGCCGCCCAGGCCGGCGGGCAGCGCGGTATCTACCAAGGCAGCTACACCATCACGGCCGCCGACACGCTGGGCGGGGCCGCCGGCCGGCCGCTGTGGCTGCACCTGCGCCTGCCCGACGGCCGCCACGACTCCCTGGCCACCGCCGCCCCCGTGCGCGTGCTCAGCCCCGATCAGCCTCAGCTAGCCCTCACCCAGGGCGGGCTGGCCTATCTGAACTACGGCCTGGGCGAAGACCGGCTGGGCGGCGCCAAGTTCGGCTACCTCGACTCCCTGGTGGTGCTGCACGTGGTAGGACGAGCGGCCGGGCAGTACCGCGTGCGGCTGGCGGCCGGCCAGCAGGCCTGGGTACCCGCCGAAGTCGTGCGCCTGCTGCCGCCGGGCGGCTTCGTGCCGGCCTCGCTCACCGGCTCGTGGAGCGTGCAGGGCGACTCGCTCTACGACTACGTGCGGCTGCCGCTCAGCCAGCGTCTGCCCTACCGCACGCAGCTGCTCCAAAACCCCGCCCGGCTGGTGGTAGACGTGTTTGGGGCCACGTCCAACACCAACTGGATAACGCAGCGCGCCGGCTTGCAGGAGCTGGGCGCCGTTTACTACGAGCAGCCCCAGCCCGATGTGTTCCGGTTGGTGCTGCCGTTGCGGCACCGCCAGAGCTGGGGCTACCATGTGAGCTACGTGCGCAATACGCTGGTGGTGCAGGTGGCGCGCCCGCCCGCCAAGCTGCGCCTGAAAGGCCTACTGGTTGCCATCGACGCCGGCCACGGCGGCACCAATACTGGCGCGGCCACCCCGGCCGGCATCCGCGAAAAAGACCTGACGCTGGCCATTGCCCAACAGCTGCGCCAGGAGCTGGAGCGCCGCGGGGCCCGCGTGCTCATGACCCGCTCCGACGACCGCACCGTGGACAACGGCGACCGGGTGCTGCTGCTACGGCAGCGCCGGCCCGCGCTGTTGGTGAGCATCCACGTGAATTCGGCGGGCAGTGCGGCGGCCCGCGGTACGGCGGCGTTCTACCGCTACGTGGCGTTTCGGCCGCTGGCGGCGGCGCTCTACCAGCGCATGCAGGAGCAAACCGGTCTGCCAGGCTGGGGCTTGGTCGGCAATTTTAACTTCGGTTTGAATGGCCCTACCGAGTACCCCAACGCGCTGGTGGAAACGGCCTTTCTGTCCAACCCCGAAGATGAAAAAGTACTGACTGATCCCGCCGCTCAGCGCCGCATGGCGCAGGCCATGGCCGCCGGCCTGCAGGATTTCCTGAAGGCGTCGCGCGCGAAAGGCCCGCGTGGCTGGCTCCTGCGCCAGCCTGCCCGGGAGTAG
- a CDS encoding energy transducer TonB — translation MKQLYSLVALCALLLLLCTGASAQQRIRKSELESGEMEKGRKVGVWEYFSLTRDGRQVLVQRYDHTAGKLLFYRPIEDIPYETEVSPGQWTRTRVQQPPLFVGGEAALAAYMAKLNYPMQAQNRNIQGKVLVSFAIDTLGRASGHKVLMGIGGGCDEEALRLCRTIPPQWIPARLAGRAVPVVYELPFTFRLQQR, via the coding sequence ATGAAACAACTTTACTCTTTAGTGGCGCTCTGCGCCCTGTTGCTATTACTATGTACCGGCGCTTCGGCGCAACAACGCATCCGAAAAAGCGAGCTGGAAAGCGGCGAGATGGAAAAGGGCCGCAAAGTAGGCGTCTGGGAATACTTCAGCCTCACCCGCGACGGCCGGCAGGTGCTGGTGCAGCGCTACGACCACACCGCCGGCAAGCTGCTGTTTTATCGTCCCATCGAGGACATTCCGTACGAAACTGAAGTGAGCCCCGGCCAGTGGACCCGCACCCGCGTGCAGCAGCCGCCGCTGTTTGTGGGCGGCGAGGCCGCGCTGGCCGCCTACATGGCCAAGCTCAACTATCCGATGCAGGCCCAGAACCGCAATATTCAGGGCAAGGTGCTGGTGTCGTTTGCCATCGACACCCTGGGCCGCGCTTCCGGCCACAAGGTGCTGATGGGCATCGGGGGCGGCTGCGACGAAGAGGCCCTGCGCCTGTGCCGCACCATTCCGCCGCAGTGGATTCCGGCCCGGCTGGCCGGCCGCGCCGTGCCCGTCGTCTACGAGCTGCCCTTCACGTTCCGGCTGCAGCAGCGCTAG